One Nitrospina watsonii DNA segment encodes these proteins:
- the pth gene encoding aminoacyl-tRNA hydrolase, which produces MYLILGLGNPGPQYELTRHNVGFLVLDNLAEKHRIPLTQHKHRSLFGQGEIGGHPVVLAKPMTYMNESGRAAQALLNAWNLSPDRMIVVHDDIDLAPGKIKRKFQGGDAGQRGVASCIEQLGTDGFARIRVGIGRPENKHQIVDYVLSPFSGGDLEQLNEVVEQAVQRVEAILTEIETQSNQTTEENTE; this is translated from the coding sequence GTGTATCTGATTCTTGGGTTGGGCAACCCCGGGCCGCAATACGAGTTGACGCGGCATAACGTGGGATTTCTGGTGTTGGACAATCTGGCGGAGAAACACCGCATTCCGCTGACCCAGCACAAACACCGCTCCCTGTTCGGGCAAGGGGAGATTGGGGGGCACCCGGTGGTTCTTGCCAAGCCCATGACCTACATGAACGAGAGCGGACGCGCCGCACAGGCGCTCCTCAACGCCTGGAACCTGTCCCCGGACCGGATGATCGTCGTGCACGACGACATCGATCTGGCGCCAGGAAAGATCAAACGCAAGTTTCAGGGTGGCGATGCCGGACAGCGTGGTGTGGCCTCCTGCATCGAGCAGCTGGGCACCGACGGGTTTGCGCGCATTCGCGTCGGCATTGGCCGGCCTGAGAACAAACATCAGATCGTGGATTATGTGCTCTCTCCATTTTCCGGGGGGGACCTGGAGCAGCTCAACGAGGTGGTGGAACAGGCTGTGCAGCGAGTGGAAGCGATCCTCACTGAAATCGAAACGCAATCCAATCAAACGACGGAGGAAAATACGGAATGA
- a CDS encoding ribose-phosphate diphosphokinase, giving the protein MSDNGRVLVFSGRANTDLAHEICQYMNIELGKTVVKDFSDGEVYVRIEENVRGGDVFVIQPTCSPGNTNLMELLIMIDALSRSSAKRITAVIPYFGYARQDRKCEPRVPITSKLVADLVHTAGCDRVLTIDLHAGQIQGFFNIPVDHLFAVNVLISYIKSLKLPNIVVISPDAGGVERARAYAKRMGTSLAIIDKRRDGINVAKAMHIIGDVRGKVAIIVDDMIDTAGTLIEATNALLEAGAAEVHACCTHAVLSGPAGDRIRESPIKSVIATNTIPLRENLKSIEKIKILSVASLLGEAILRIHSESSISSLFDAEDNL; this is encoded by the coding sequence ATGAGCGACAACGGAAGAGTGCTGGTATTTTCAGGCCGGGCCAACACCGATCTGGCGCACGAAATCTGCCAGTACATGAATATTGAACTGGGCAAGACCGTGGTCAAGGATTTCTCCGATGGCGAGGTGTATGTGCGCATCGAGGAGAATGTCCGCGGCGGCGACGTGTTTGTCATCCAGCCCACCTGTTCGCCGGGCAACACCAACCTGATGGAGTTGCTCATCATGATCGACGCGCTCAGCAGGTCGTCGGCGAAGCGCATCACCGCGGTCATCCCGTATTTCGGCTATGCCCGGCAGGACCGCAAATGCGAGCCCCGGGTGCCGATCACCTCGAAGCTGGTGGCCGACCTGGTGCACACCGCCGGCTGCGACCGGGTGCTGACCATCGACCTGCACGCCGGGCAGATTCAGGGATTTTTCAACATCCCCGTCGATCATTTATTTGCAGTCAATGTCCTGATCAGTTACATTAAAAGCCTTAAACTGCCCAATATTGTTGTGATTTCCCCGGATGCGGGCGGTGTGGAACGGGCGCGCGCGTATGCCAAACGAATGGGCACGTCGCTGGCCATCATCGACAAGCGCCGGGATGGAATCAACGTCGCCAAAGCCATGCATATCATCGGGGATGTGCGTGGGAAAGTCGCTATCATCGTGGATGACATGATTGATACCGCGGGAACACTGATTGAGGCGACCAACGCGTTGCTGGAAGCGGGCGCTGCGGAAGTCCACGCATGTTGCACGCACGCCGTCTTGTCTGGACCGGCCGGGGACCGGATTCGCGAATCGCCCATCAAGTCTGTCATTGCCACCAACACGATTCCCTTAAGGGAAAACTTGAAATCGATCGAAAAGATCAAGATTCTTTCCGTCGCTTCGCTTCTGGGTGAAGCCATTTTACGGATTCACAGCGAGTCTTCGATCAGTTCACTGTTCGATGCGGAGGATAATCTGTAG
- a CDS encoding 50S ribosomal protein L25 has translation MSKELNGTIRSQRGTAANRILRGEGSVPGVVYGQQDPVAVTINHKELRKLIEAYGTNTLMTLSVEGDSVPKRTVIIKDHQTHPIKEGWVHVDFYEVDMTEEIKTVVPILLEGKSPAEKLGGIVQQSLDELHIRCLPGNIPHDIKVDMTKVEMDQVVHVSDLTLPADIEVIDDPEEAVVSIHEVKEEVEKTEEEEAAEAGEAEEGEKAAAPAEGKSES, from the coding sequence ATGTCAAAAGAATTGAATGGAACAATCAGAAGTCAACGCGGCACCGCCGCCAACCGCATTTTGCGTGGAGAGGGCTCCGTGCCCGGCGTCGTGTATGGCCAGCAGGATCCGGTCGCGGTGACGATCAACCACAAGGAACTGCGCAAGCTTATCGAAGCCTACGGCACCAACACCCTGATGACCCTGTCCGTCGAAGGCGACTCGGTGCCCAAGCGCACCGTCATCATCAAGGACCACCAGACTCATCCCATCAAAGAGGGCTGGGTGCATGTGGACTTTTATGAGGTGGACATGACGGAAGAAATCAAAACCGTGGTGCCCATCCTGCTGGAAGGCAAATCGCCCGCCGAAAAACTGGGCGGCATCGTGCAGCAGTCTTTGGACGAATTGCACATCCGCTGTCTGCCGGGCAACATCCCGCACGACATCAAGGTGGACATGACGAAGGTGGAGATGGACCAGGTCGTGCACGTTTCCGACCTCACCCTGCCGGCGGACATCGAAGTCATCGACGATCCGGAGGAAGCGGTGGTCTCCATCCACGAGGTCAAGGAAGAAGTCGAGAAGACGGAAGAGGAAGAAGCTGCTGAAGCGGGAGAAGCTGAGGAAGGTGAAAAGGCGGCGGCTCCGGCGGAAGGCAAGTCCGAATCATGA